From the genome of Kaistella daneshvariae, one region includes:
- a CDS encoding DUF6263 family protein, whose product MKKFTALALLSIALLSCKKETKTVTKIDPETGKSITVEVPAENNTDSTAVAQTSTNAAGPAIYETAGVYKQTFRLEKGQTYPLKTYQKDVQTMTAPDGKSQSGTSEMTDEMSFTVNDFKDGIYDISINLVGKRNSQSANGKTVSIDTQQAEPKDEQLKMMWKVNKALVGNKLNLKMSETGKVVSITGFDPIYNKVSSAVSSGIKDAKAKTAFISSFKQSFNEKSLKDQIAKNLVLIPEKGVKIGEKWTESENATPDGKIKLVTTYELKNVGNGIAQIGVTGGIPKKSDKQTQQGITRSVSSELSQNGTITLDQNTGWVKNQNISVKTTQAETLSDGKQSQTMKSTSNSTVVVNPGK is encoded by the coding sequence ATGAAAAAATTCACGGCACTTGCCCTCCTTTCTATAGCGCTGCTTTCCTGTAAAAAAGAAACAAAAACAGTTACGAAAATCGATCCTGAAACCGGAAAAAGCATCACAGTTGAAGTTCCCGCGGAAAACAATACCGATTCTACGGCGGTTGCTCAAACTTCCACGAACGCTGCAGGGCCCGCGATTTACGAAACTGCCGGTGTTTACAAGCAGACTTTCAGACTGGAAAAAGGCCAGACTTATCCGCTGAAAACTTACCAAAAAGACGTACAGACGATGACCGCGCCGGACGGAAAATCCCAAAGCGGAACCAGCGAAATGACGGATGAAATGTCGTTCACCGTGAATGATTTTAAAGACGGAATTTATGATATTTCCATCAACTTGGTCGGAAAAAGAAATTCGCAGTCGGCAAACGGAAAAACGGTTTCTATAGACACGCAACAAGCTGAACCGAAAGATGAGCAGCTGAAAATGATGTGGAAAGTGAACAAAGCTTTGGTTGGCAACAAGCTGAATTTGAAAATGAGCGAAACCGGAAAAGTAGTTTCTATCACAGGCTTTGACCCGATTTACAACAAGGTTTCTTCTGCCGTTTCTAGCGGAATTAAAGATGCAAAAGCGAAAACAGCTTTTATCAGCAGCTTTAAGCAAAGTTTTAATGAAAAATCGCTGAAAGATCAAATCGCAAAAAACCTGGTTTTAATTCCGGAAAAAGGCGTGAAAATCGGTGAAAAATGGACCGAAAGCGAAAATGCAACGCCAGACGGGAAAATTAAGCTTGTAACTACCTACGAACTGAAAAATGTCGGCAACGGTATTGCGCAAATTGGTGTTACAGGTGGAATCCCGAAAAAATCTGATAAGCAAACGCAGCAGGGAATTACGCGCAGCGTTTCGTCTGAACTTTCGCAAAACGGCACCATTACTTTGGACCAAAATACCGGTTGGGTGAAAAATCAGAACATCAGCGTGAAAACAACACAGGCTGAAACGCTTTCGGATGGCAAACAGTCCCAAACCATGAAATCAACTTCCAACTCCACGGTGGTTGTAAATCCGGGAAAATAA
- a CDS encoding PLP-dependent cysteine synthase family protein produces the protein MKYAENILETIGNTPLVKLNKVLGDDFPALVLAKVETFNPGNSVKDRMALKMIEDAEKDGRLKPGGTIIEGTSGNTGMGLALAAIVKGYKCIFVTNSKQSKEKNDILKAVGAEVIVCPTDVTPEDPRSYYSVSKRLGEETENGWYVNQYDNLSNRVAHYETTAPEIWEQTEGKLTHFVAGAGTGGTVTGCGQFFKEKNPDIQIIGIDTYGSILKEYHETGEFHPEHAHSYVTEGIGEDIIPLNYDMSVIDHFEKVTDKDGAVFARKLAKEEGIFCGYSAGSAIAGLLQMKDQFTKDDIVVVLLHDHGSRYVGKIYNDEWMKEMGWL, from the coding sequence ATGAAATACGCAGAAAATATATTAGAAACGATAGGAAATACGCCGCTTGTAAAACTGAATAAAGTGCTTGGGGATGACTTCCCCGCCTTAGTTTTGGCGAAAGTTGAAACCTTTAATCCCGGAAATTCCGTGAAAGACAGAATGGCGCTGAAAATGATTGAAGACGCGGAAAAAGACGGTCGTTTGAAACCAGGTGGAACCATCATCGAAGGAACTTCGGGAAACACCGGAATGGGCCTTGCGCTCGCAGCGATTGTAAAAGGCTACAAATGTATTTTCGTGACCAATTCCAAACAGTCAAAGGAGAAAAATGATATTTTAAAAGCTGTTGGCGCCGAGGTTATCGTCTGTCCAACGGATGTTACACCGGAAGATCCACGCTCCTATTACAGCGTTTCAAAACGCCTTGGTGAGGAAACCGAAAACGGGTGGTACGTAAACCAATACGACAACTTATCAAACCGCGTGGCGCATTACGAAACTACTGCACCCGAAATTTGGGAGCAAACTGAAGGAAAACTGACGCATTTCGTGGCTGGTGCCGGAACGGGCGGTACAGTTACAGGTTGCGGACAGTTTTTCAAGGAAAAAAATCCGGACATCCAAATTATCGGAATAGACACTTACGGTTCCATTTTGAAAGAATATCACGAAACCGGAGAATTTCATCCGGAACATGCGCATTCCTACGTCACAGAAGGGATTGGCGAAGATATCATTCCGCTCAATTACGATATGTCGGTCATCGATCATTTCGAAAAAGTAACCGATAAAGACGGTGCGGTTTTCGCCAGAAAATTGGCAAAAGAAGAAGGTATTTTTTGTGGCTATTCCGCTGGCAGCGCGATTGCGGGATTATTGCAGATGAAAGATCAATTTACGAAAGACGACATCGTGGTGGTTTTGCTGCACGATCACGGCTCGCGTTACGTAGGGAAAATCTACAATGACGAGTGGATGAAAGAAATGGGCTGGCTCTAA
- a CDS encoding glycosyltransferase family protein translates to MNSPKKILIITYYWPPAGGPGVQRWLKFVKYLPDFGWKPTVFIPENPSYPIVDETLETEVSQDLEIIKTKIWEPYQIAEIFGKDNKKFKAGQFDVGNHQSWKSKLSIWVRGNFFIPDARKFWVKPSVVFLKKYFKENHFDAFVTTGPPHSMHLIGLELKKEFPNLKWVADFRDPWTEISYYKHLKLTKGADEKHRKLEAQVFKNANITLATSFSDAENFRKKGANAFCITNGFDADLGKKFAVKKAKNSKFTLSYIGVLEQLRNPEILWKVLEELMTESEDVKQNFELRFVGRIDGKILEKLEASSLKNSIKNLGYMSHSVANAEMRNSDLLLITNFPDDQSKGIIPGKIFEYLATGNQILSFGPKDSDVKKILEETNAGDHFTYDESAELKSYILQKFSDWNSGNALAKTENIAQFSRKNLTQQLSEILEKTSA, encoded by the coding sequence ATGAATTCACCGAAAAAAATATTAATCATCACTTATTACTGGCCGCCGGCAGGTGGACCGGGCGTGCAGCGTTGGTTAAAATTTGTGAAGTATCTACCGGATTTTGGCTGGAAACCCACGGTTTTTATTCCGGAAAATCCAAGTTACCCCATTGTGGATGAAACCTTAGAAACAGAAGTTAGTCAAGACCTGGAAATCATTAAAACCAAAATTTGGGAACCGTACCAAATCGCAGAAATTTTCGGGAAAGACAACAAAAAATTTAAGGCCGGCCAGTTTGATGTGGGAAACCACCAATCCTGGAAATCAAAGTTATCGATTTGGGTGCGTGGAAATTTTTTTATTCCTGATGCGCGGAAATTTTGGGTGAAACCTTCTGTAGTTTTCCTGAAAAAATACTTTAAAGAAAATCATTTCGATGCATTTGTAACGACCGGCCCGCCGCACTCCATGCATTTAATTGGTTTGGAATTAAAGAAGGAATTTCCAAATTTAAAATGGGTTGCAGATTTTCGCGATCCCTGGACGGAAATTTCCTATTATAAACATCTGAAGCTCACGAAAGGCGCCGACGAAAAGCATCGCAAATTAGAAGCGCAGGTTTTTAAAAACGCAAATATTACTTTAGCCACCAGCTTTTCCGATGCGGAAAATTTCCGGAAAAAAGGGGCCAACGCATTTTGCATTACCAATGGTTTTGATGCGGATTTGGGTAAAAAATTTGCCGTTAAAAAGGCAAAGAATTCCAAATTTACCTTGAGCTACATCGGCGTTTTGGAGCAGCTTCGAAACCCGGAAATTCTCTGGAAAGTGCTGGAAGAATTGATGACAGAAAGTGAAGATGTCAAGCAAAATTTCGAACTGCGTTTTGTCGGCAGAATTGATGGAAAAATTTTAGAAAAACTGGAAGCTTCGAGCCTGAAAAATTCCATTAAAAATCTTGGTTATATGTCACATTCGGTAGCAAATGCTGAAATGCGAAATTCCGATTTACTGCTGATTACAAATTTCCCGGACGACCAATCAAAAGGAATTATTCCGGGAAAAATATTTGAGTATTTAGCAACCGGAAATCAAATTCTCTCCTTCGGTCCGAAAGACAGCGATGTGAAGAAAATCTTGGAAGAAACTAATGCCGGTGACCATTTTACATATGATGAAAGTGCTGAACTGAAAAGCTATATTCTCCAAAAATTCAGCGATTGGAACAGCGGAAATGCTTTAGCTAAAACTGAAAATATTGCTCAATTTAGCCGGAAAAACCTGACCCAGCAACTGAGCGAGATTTTGGAAAAAACGTCCGCGTGA
- a CDS encoding ABC transporter permease: protein MNFPLYFSKKIAFSKDNKNNLSRVIVFIGRLSVALGVIVSLITVSTGLGSKKAIKERMADFSGHISIKSKQSNNSYNSSILSTEGLQFRKIKELPDVASTQKYVAASGIFRNEHNFAGIIFKGIGKDFDSARFKKFLVAGKVPHITEKGFNNGVCISAKIAGDLHLKVKDSIVAIFSKENQSPLYRKFEVVGIYKTDIKQIDDIFVIGGINHARKIQGMKPTEVGGFDVFLKDINDIDLDAPKIDKLVGYKNYTVKATEEYPQIMDFIAIFDMNIALIIIIMLVVVIINIIMVLLILIIERTNSIGMLKTLGATNGQIRTIFINYTLLIMVPGLVVGNAVGIGFLLIQKYFGVITLNPENYYLSVVPVELNIFYILMISAGILVVSGISLVLPSYLISKISPVKAIKYN from the coding sequence TTGAATTTTCCGTTATATTTCTCTAAAAAAATAGCTTTTTCCAAAGATAATAAAAATAATCTCTCACGGGTGATTGTCTTTATAGGTCGCCTTTCCGTGGCATTGGGTGTCATCGTTTCGCTGATTACGGTGTCCACAGGTTTGGGTTCTAAAAAAGCCATCAAAGAAAGAATGGCCGATTTTTCAGGGCATATTTCCATAAAATCCAAGCAGTCCAATAATTCTTATAATTCTTCGATCTTAAGCACTGAAGGACTTCAGTTTCGAAAAATCAAAGAACTTCCGGATGTTGCTTCCACCCAAAAATATGTGGCTGCAAGCGGCATTTTCCGCAATGAGCATAATTTTGCCGGAATTATTTTTAAAGGCATCGGAAAAGATTTTGACAGCGCGAGATTCAAGAAATTTCTGGTGGCCGGGAAAGTTCCACACATCACCGAAAAAGGCTTCAATAACGGAGTTTGCATTTCCGCAAAAATAGCAGGTGACCTTCATCTTAAGGTAAAAGACAGCATCGTTGCCATTTTTTCCAAGGAAAACCAAAGTCCGCTCTACCGGAAATTTGAAGTCGTAGGTATTTACAAAACCGATATCAAGCAAATTGATGATATTTTCGTCATCGGCGGAATTAACCACGCGCGGAAAATTCAGGGTATGAAGCCAACTGAAGTCGGCGGCTTTGATGTTTTTCTGAAAGACATTAATGACATTGACCTTGATGCGCCCAAAATCGATAAGCTTGTCGGCTATAAAAATTACACCGTAAAAGCCACAGAAGAATATCCGCAGATCATGGATTTTATTGCGATTTTCGATATGAATATCGCTTTAATCATCATCATAATGCTTGTTGTTGTGATCATCAACATCATTATGGTGCTTTTAATTTTGATTATCGAGCGCACCAATTCCATCGGAATGCTGAAAACTTTAGGCGCCACCAACGGGCAAATCCGCACAATTTTCATTAATTATACTTTGCTCATCATGGTTCCGGGGCTTGTGGTCGGAAATGCCGTCGGAATTGGATTTTTGCTGATTCAGAAATATTTCGGCGTCATCACCTTAAATCCGGAAAATTACTATTTAAGCGTGGTTCCGGTGGAACTCAATATTTTTTACATCCTGATGATTTCGGCGGGAATTCTCGTGGTTTCCGGAATTTCACTGGTTTTACCAAGTTACCTCATCAGCAAAATTTCGCCGGTAAAAGCCATTAAATACAATTAA
- a CDS encoding exo-beta-N-acetylmuramidase NamZ family protein — translation MILKTKIKDLLLTMLIYFGFCQMGFAQNIDKNCFKTGADRPELYLPLLKDKTVGVVTNQTGLLKDGTFLVDFLVKNSVKIQSIFAPEHGFRGDADAGEHVKNGVDTKTGIPIISLYGSNKKPTTAQLKGLDVIVFDIQDVGVRFYTYISTLTYVMEAAAENNVEVLVLDRPNPHDGYIDGPVLKSQWQSFVGMHPIPVVYGLTIGEYGKMVNGEKWLTKGIQAKYTLIPMQRYHKKQRYQISAPPSPNLPNAQAINLYPSLCFFEGTHVSVGRGTDLPFQIFGSPWTKNFPFKFTPKPSSGAKDPFLNGKLCYGENLSETNVDLRMINLDWLLASYKDYKNPQQDFFLKNLFFDKLAGSEQLRKQIIAGKSSAEIKESWKADLDAFQKIRAKYVIYAD, via the coding sequence ATGATTTTAAAGACCAAAATTAAAGATTTACTTCTGACTATGCTAATTTATTTTGGTTTTTGCCAGATGGGCTTCGCACAGAATATCGATAAAAACTGCTTTAAAACCGGCGCGGACCGCCCGGAATTGTATTTGCCTTTGCTAAAAGATAAAACCGTGGGCGTCGTAACCAACCAAACGGGTTTGCTTAAAGACGGCACTTTTCTCGTGGATTTTTTAGTGAAAAATTCGGTCAAAATACAGTCAATATTTGCACCAGAGCATGGTTTTCGTGGTGACGCTGACGCCGGCGAACACGTGAAAAATGGCGTGGATACCAAAACCGGAATCCCAATAATTTCGTTGTACGGCAGCAATAAAAAACCAACAACGGCTCAGCTTAAAGGACTTGATGTTATTGTTTTTGATATTCAGGACGTCGGCGTGCGCTTTTACACCTATATTTCAACGCTGACTTACGTGATGGAAGCTGCCGCGGAAAATAATGTAGAAGTTTTGGTTTTGGACCGCCCAAATCCGCACGACGGATACATTGACGGACCGGTTTTAAAATCACAATGGCAAAGTTTTGTCGGCATGCATCCAATTCCTGTGGTTTATGGTTTGACGATCGGTGAATATGGAAAAATGGTCAATGGCGAAAAGTGGCTCACGAAAGGAATCCAGGCAAAATATACGCTGATACCGATGCAGCGATATCATAAAAAACAGCGCTACCAGATTTCTGCACCGCCATCACCAAATTTGCCGAATGCGCAGGCGATTAACTTGTATCCGAGTTTATGCTTTTTCGAAGGAACGCACGTTTCCGTGGGTCGCGGCACCGATTTGCCTTTTCAAATTTTTGGCTCTCCGTGGACCAAAAATTTCCCTTTTAAATTTACACCGAAACCTTCCTCAGGTGCAAAAGATCCTTTTCTGAACGGCAAATTATGCTACGGCGAAAACCTTTCGGAAACGAATGTGGATCTGCGAATGATCAATTTAGATTGGTTGCTTGCATCATATAAGGACTACAAAAATCCGCAGCAGGATTTCTTTTTGAAAAATCTTTTTTTCGATAAATTGGCCGGAAGTGAGCAGTTGAGAAAACAAATAATCGCAGGAAAAAGTTCCGCTGAAATTAAGGAAAGCTGGAAAGCCGACCTCGATGCTTTTCAGAAAATCAGAGCTAAATATGTAATTTATGCCGATTAA
- a CDS encoding YfhO family protein, giving the protein MVKNRNLIFIVGSLVLFVILAVIYANPVLTGKQLFQHDIVQYKGGAKELLDFRAQHGKETYWSDSMFGGMPTYQMGAQFRGDIIKNIDDFLNFLPKPANYIFLLFSGFFLLGMVAVRNWKYALLGATFFGLSTYFYIALAAGHNGKIHTVAYFAPLLAGILLVYIRRKYVVGFIVTALFMGLQIAANHPQMTFYLFIALGFLFISELIRAFQGKTSWKHFGISTGVLALAFVLGVGMNSQRIMANSEYITETVRGKQILNNERHSDDKSGMDKESMLMWSYGKLETLNLFIPRLMGGASNEEGSDEMMAKVQEMVQQNVTSQQEMDQIGKGFGSLTYWGEQPGTSGPAYQGAVVCFLAVLGFFFARKKYRYWILGASILTIFLAWGSNFMFVSDFFIDFVPFYNKFRAPSSILVVVELLFPLIAIIGLYRFFNAKEAEISAEDTLTFESKKKILWSVSGVFLGITLLLLLFGKSILGFYTDTEKAYLPPYLLEFLVDERFKMFAVDALKALIFVAIAATVLFLSLKNKISQNIALIVIGLVSFFDLWSVNKRYLNNDNFIDKAFTENPFQTENSDILMQKVGENANLVSLLNNVNVNKTLETIAEKDQTHYRIYNQVLGAFGETNTSYFKSSVGGYHAVKLRRYDDLINEYFGKMDTVKVPRILNMLNTKYLIFGNAEKPEVVTNPDANGNAWFVSNVKFVDSPNEEIAQIGEVDTKKVAIVSSDDKDYFEGKTLQADSTAFLKLTHYQADELEFKSQSKTPQLAVFSEIYYPKGWKISIDGKEVPYIKADYLLRAVHVPAGEHTVKMVFAPDVIATGKLVSMIAFALFILLSAFGIYWLYRKNSAEKNTELKG; this is encoded by the coding sequence ATGGTAAAAAACAGAAATTTAATTTTCATCGTCGGCAGTCTGGTGCTGTTTGTGATTCTGGCGGTGATCTACGCAAATCCTGTGCTGACGGGTAAGCAGCTTTTTCAGCACGATATTGTGCAGTATAAAGGCGGCGCAAAAGAATTGCTGGATTTCCGCGCGCAACACGGCAAAGAGACTTATTGGAGCGATTCCATGTTCGGTGGAATGCCAACCTACCAAATGGGCGCGCAGTTCCGCGGAGATATCATTAAGAACATCGATGATTTTCTGAATTTTTTACCAAAACCCGCAAATTATATTTTCCTGCTTTTTTCCGGATTTTTCCTACTTGGAATGGTCGCCGTCAGAAATTGGAAATATGCCCTTTTAGGCGCTACTTTTTTCGGTTTGTCCACATATTTTTATATCGCACTTGCTGCTGGACATAATGGAAAAATCCACACGGTGGCATATTTTGCGCCGCTTTTAGCCGGAATTTTACTGGTTTATATCCGTAGAAAATACGTGGTCGGATTTATCGTAACTGCGCTTTTCATGGGCTTGCAAATCGCGGCGAATCACCCGCAAATGACTTTTTACCTTTTCATCGCGCTGGGATTTTTATTTATTTCGGAACTCATCCGCGCTTTTCAGGGAAAGACAAGCTGGAAACATTTTGGAATTTCGACCGGCGTTTTGGCCCTCGCTTTCGTACTCGGCGTAGGCATGAATTCACAACGAATTATGGCGAATTCCGAGTACATCACCGAAACGGTGCGTGGCAAGCAGATTTTAAATAACGAGAGACATTCCGATGATAAATCGGGCATGGACAAAGAAAGTATGCTCATGTGGAGCTACGGAAAACTGGAAACGCTGAATCTTTTCATTCCAAGATTAATGGGCGGCGCCAGCAACGAAGAAGGTTCCGACGAAATGATGGCGAAGGTGCAGGAAATGGTTCAACAAAACGTAACCTCGCAGCAGGAAATGGATCAGATCGGTAAAGGATTCGGCTCACTGACCTACTGGGGCGAGCAGCCCGGGACTTCCGGTCCCGCGTATCAGGGCGCTGTGGTATGTTTTCTGGCGGTTCTCGGCTTTTTCTTCGCACGAAAAAAATACCGATACTGGATTTTGGGCGCTTCAATTTTGACCATATTTTTGGCGTGGGGTAGCAATTTTATGTTTGTTTCGGATTTCTTCATCGATTTCGTGCCATTCTACAATAAATTCCGAGCGCCGAGTTCAATTTTGGTCGTGGTGGAATTGTTATTTCCGCTGATTGCAATCATCGGTTTGTATCGCTTTTTCAATGCTAAAGAAGCTGAAATTTCTGCGGAAGATACACTTACATTCGAATCGAAAAAGAAAATTTTATGGTCAGTTAGCGGCGTATTTTTAGGAATTACTTTGCTTTTACTGCTTTTCGGAAAATCGATTTTAGGTTTCTATACCGATACGGAAAAGGCCTATTTACCGCCCTATCTTTTAGAATTTCTGGTGGACGAACGTTTCAAAATGTTCGCGGTCGATGCTTTGAAAGCGCTCATTTTCGTAGCGATAGCTGCAACCGTACTTTTTCTGAGTTTGAAGAACAAAATTTCGCAGAATATCGCACTGATTGTCATTGGTTTGGTCAGTTTTTTCGATCTTTGGAGCGTCAACAAAAGATATCTGAACAACGACAATTTTATCGACAAAGCATTCACTGAAAATCCGTTTCAAACAGAAAATTCGGATATTTTAATGCAGAAAGTGGGTGAAAACGCGAATCTGGTTTCGCTTTTAAATAACGTAAATGTCAACAAAACGCTGGAAACCATTGCGGAAAAAGACCAAACACATTACCGCATTTACAACCAGGTTTTAGGCGCGTTTGGTGAAACCAATACTTCCTATTTTAAATCTTCGGTCGGCGGTTATCACGCCGTGAAACTGAGACGATACGATGATTTGATCAACGAATATTTCGGAAAAATGGATACCGTAAAAGTTCCGCGAATCCTGAATATGCTGAATACGAAATATCTCATTTTCGGAAATGCTGAAAAGCCGGAAGTCGTAACAAATCCTGATGCAAACGGAAATGCATGGTTTGTTTCCAACGTTAAATTCGTGGATTCACCAAACGAAGAAATTGCGCAGATAGGCGAAGTTGATACGAAGAAAGTCGCCATCGTTTCCAGTGATGACAAAGATTATTTCGAGGGAAAAACGCTCCAGGCCGATTCTACCGCATTTTTAAAACTAACGCATTATCAGGCGGATGAGCTTGAATTTAAATCGCAATCGAAAACACCGCAATTGGCAGTTTTCTCCGAAATCTATTATCCGAAAGGTTGGAAAATCAGCATCGACGGAAAAGAGGTTCCCTACATCAAAGCAGATTATTTGCTGCGTGCGGTGCATGTTCCGGCTGGAGAGCACACCGTGAAAATGGTTTTTGCTCCCGATGTCATCGCCACCGGGAAACTGGTTTCCATGATCGCTTTTGCTCTTTTCATTTTGTTGAGCGCCTTTGGAATTTATTGGCTCTACAGGAAAAATTCTGCGGAGAAAAATACCGAGCTAAAAGGGTAA